The segment GAGCGCGAGCAGGGCGCCCTCGACGCTTTGGACAAGGGAGAGATCAAGGCCGGGGACGTCGTCGTGATCCGTTACGAAGGACCCAAGGGCGGCCCGGGCATGCGTGAGATGCTCGCCATCACCGGCGCCATCAAGGGTGCGGGCCTCGGCAAGGATGTGCTCCTGCTGACCGATGGTCGCTTCTCGGGCGGTACCACCGGTCTCTGCATCGGGCACGTTGCGCCTGAAGCCGTCGACGGCGGACCCATCGCCTTCGTCAAGGACGGCGACAAGATCCGCGTGGACATCGCCGCCCGTTCGTTCGACCTCCTGGTGGACGAAGCCGAACTCGAGTCCCGCAAGGTCGGCTGGGAGCCCCTCCCGGCCAAGTTCACCAAGGGCGTCCTCGCCAAGTACGCCAAGCTGGTGCACAGCGCCTCCACGGGCGCCTACTGCGGCTAGTTCCGGGTTCCGGCCCAACTGGCTCGCACTCGTTGTCGTTTTGACGCCTCATAACGACAACAACTGCGAGTCAGTTGGGCGTCTGGGGTAGGACCAGTCCGTGGACAATGGGGTCCATATAGTGAGATGACATCTTCATCGTTTGACACCTATCTCACTAAGAGGGAACACTGAACGCATGATCGCATTCGTTACTGTCGGCGCCACCGTGGGCACTGTCGTACTTACCAAGCGCGTGGCCTCCTAGCCCGACTGGTAACGAACCGTCACGCGCAACCCCTCGAAGAGCCGCAAGGCTGAGGGGTTTTTTTATTTCCCGCAAGGGACGGCGCATTAAGCAAGAACCCGCATGAACGCAGTACCCACGCAGTAACTTTCACTAATTGAAGATCCCCAAAGGAAGAGTCCGATGAGCAAAGGATCGCCGATCAGCCCCTCGCTGATGGCTGCAAAGTCCGCTGGAGCCCCCAAAGCTCCGGAAAAGGTCGACCGTCCGGCTGACGCCGTCGTCGACAATGCTGCAACTCCCTCTCCTGTACTCGGGCCGAACAACGTTGTACCCCCAACGGTGATGACCGGCTCGGAAGCTATTGTCCGCTCGCTCGAAGAACTCGGCGTGGACGATATTTTTGGTTTGCCCGGTGGCGCGATCCTCCCCACCTATGACCCTTTGATGGCCTCCAAGATGAATCACATCCTGGTCCGTCACGAACAGGGAGCCGGCCACGCAGCCCAAGGCTACGCCATGGTTACCGGACGGGTTGGCGTCTGCATCGCCACCTCGGGCCCCGGTGCCACCAACCTCGTTACCGCCATCATGGATGCCCACATGGACTCCGTGCCCCTCGTGGCCATTACCGGCCAGGTATCAGCATCTGTTATTGGCACGGATGCCTTCCAGGAAGCAGACATCGTCGGCATCACCATGCCGATCACCAAGCATTCCTTCCTGGTGACGGATCCCAATGACATTCCGCATGTCATGGCCGAAGCTTTCTACCTTGCCAGCACCGGGCGTCCCGGTCCGGTACTGGTGGACATTGCCAAGAACGCCCAGCAGGGCACCATGACTTTCTCCTGGCCGCCCAAGATCGATTTGCCTGGCTATCGGCCGGTGGTCCGTGGCCACAACAAGCAGGTGCGCGAGGCTGCCCGGCTGATCGCTGCGGCAAGCAAGCCCGTCCTGTATGTCGGTGGCGGTGTGGTCAAGGCGCACGCTTCGGCCGAACTGCGCGAACTCGCAGAGCTGACCGGCGCACCCGTGGTGACCACCCTCATGGCCCGCGGCGCCTTCCCGGATTCCCACCCGCAGCACGTCGGCATGCCGGGCATGCACGGCACGGTTTCCGCGGTCACCGCACTGCAGCAGTCCGATCTGCTGATCACCCTTGGTGCGCGCTTCGATGACCGGGTGACGGGCGTCCTCAGCACCTTCGCTCCGCACGCCAAGATCATCCACGCGGACATCGACCCCGCGGAGATTTCCAAGAACCGCACCGCTGACGTTCCGATCGTGGGCTCCGTCAAGGAGATCATTCCGGAACTCAGCGAAGCCGTCAGGGCCGCTTTCGAACTATCCGGCACCCCGGACCTCGACGGTTGGTGGGCGTTCCTCAACAACCTCCGCGATACCTACCCCCTGGGTTGGACCGAACCGGAAGACGGACTCAGTGCCCCCCAGCGGGTCATTGAACGCATTGGTGCGCTCACGGGTCCGGAAGGCATCTACGTTGCAGGCGTTGGCCAGCACCAGATGTGGGCCGCCCAGTTCATCAAGTACGAGCGTCCCCATGCCTGGCTCAACTCCGGCGGCGCCGGCACCATGGGTTATGCCGTGCCGGCAGCCATGGGCGCCAAGGTCGGCGAACCCGACCGCGTGGTCTGGGCGATCGACGGCGACGGCTGCTTCCAGATGACCAACCAGGAACTGGCCACCTGCGCCATCAACAAAATTCCCATCAAGGTTGCCATCATCAACAACTCCTCGCTGGGCATGGTGCGCCAGTGGCAGACCCTCTTCTATGAAGGCCGCTACTCCAACACCGACCTGAACACCGGCCACGACACCGTCCGTATCCCGGACTTCGTCAAGCTGGCAGACGCTTACGGCTGTGCCGCGTTCCGCTGCGAGCGGGACGAGGACATCGACGCAACCATCCAGAAGGCCTTGGAAATCAATGACCGTCCCGTGGTCATCGACTTCGTGGTCAGCCCGAACTCCATGGTGTGGCCGATGGTCCCCTCCGGAGTCTCGAATGACCAGATCCAGGTTGCCCGCAACATGACCCCGGAATGGGAAGAGGAGGACTAGCCATGAGCCGCCACACACTGTCCGTTCTGGTCGAAGACAAGCCCGGCGTGCTGACCCGCGTGGCCAGCCTCTTCGCCCGGCGGGCCTTCAACATCAACTCCCTGGCCGTCGGCCCCACCGAGGTCTCCGGGATTTCCCGGATGACCGTCGTCGTCGACGCCGATGGCGACCTCATCGAACAGGTCACCAAACAGCTCAACAAACTGATCAACGTGATCAAGATTGTCGAGCTGACTTCAGAATCTTCCGTGCAACGTGACCACATCCTGGTCAAGGTACGTGCGGATGCCGCGACACGCCTGCAGGTCACCCAAGCTGCAGACTTGTTCCGTGCCTCAGTGGTTGACGTTTCCACAGACTCGGTGGTCATTGAGGCAACCGGTACCCCGGAAAAGCTCGCAGCGCTGCTTTCAGTGCTTGAGCCGTTCGGCATCCGCGAAATAGTGCAGTCCGGCACCTTGGCCGTTGGGCGGGGATCCCGCTCCATGAGTGACAGGGCTTTGCGCAGCGCTTAGGCACTGTCCTAGGTACTGCGTAGTAGCCCGATACCGAACCACAGACAATATCTACAAAACCACTCAAGAGGAGTTACGCAAGTGACTGAAATGTTCTACGACGACGACGCAGACCTGTCGATCATCCAGGGTCGCAAAGTTGCCATTGTCGGCTACGGTTCCCAGGGCCACGCCCACGCGCTGAACCTGCGCGACTCCGGCGTCGAGGTTGTCATCGCGCTCAAGGAAGGCTCGAAGTCGATCGCCAAGGCCGAGGACGCAGGCTTCACGGTCAAGAACGTTGCCGACGCAGCCGAATGGGCCGACGTCATCATGATCCTGGCACCGGACCAGCACCAGCGCGCGATCTACAACGACTCCATCAAGGACAAGCTGACCGCCGGCAAGGCCCTTGCCTTCGCCCACGGCTTCAACATCCGCTTCGGCTACATCGAGGCGCCCGAGGGCGTTGACGTCATCCTGATCGCCCCGAAGGCTCCCGGACACACCGTGCGCCGCGAGTTCGAAGCCGGCCGCGGTATCCCGGACATCATCGCCGTCGAGCAGGACGCTTCCGGTTCCGCTTGGGAACTGGCCAAGTCCTACGCGAAGGCAATCGGCGGCACCCGCGCCGGCGTCATCAAGACCACCTTCACCGAAGAAACCGAAACCGACCTCTTCGGCGAGCAGGCTGTCCTGTGCGGCGGTGTCTCCCAGCTGATCCAGTACGGCTTCGAGACCCTGACCGAAGCCGGCTACCAGCCGCAGATCGCCTACTTCGAGGTTCTTCACGAGCTCAAGCTCATCGTTGACCTCATGTGGGAGGGCGGCATCGCCAAGCAGCGCTGGAGCGTTTCCGACACCGCGGAGTACGGCGACTACGTCTCCGGCCCGCGCGTCATCGACCCCCGGGTCAAGGAAAACATGGCCGGCGTCCTCGCCGACATCCAGTCCGGTGCCTTCGCCAAGCGTTTCATCGACGACCAGGACAACGGCGCAGTCGAGTTCAAGGAACTGCGGGCCAAGGCAGAGCGGCACCCGATCGAGGGTGTCGGCCGCGAGCTGCGTTCCCTGTTCTCCTGGCAGCAGCAGGACGAGGACTACGTCGAAGGCTCCGCAGCCCGCTAGTCAAGGCACCCGTTGAAGCCGCGGCAGGAGCCGTAGCAATTCAACACAGAACGCCGTTCGGGATAGGCTCGAAATGAAGCCGCCCGGCATGGAGGCCGGACCCGGTATACCGGGTCCGGCCTTCGTCGTCAAAGAATCGTTTCACCAAAACCCCACCTGAAAAAGAGAGCTAAAGAGGTCACCGGTGACTAGCACCAAGCCAGTAGTACTCCTCGCTGAGGAACTTTCGCCCGCCACGATCGAAGCCCTTGGTCCGGACTTCGAGATCCGCCAAACCGACGGCGCGGACCGCTCCCAGCTGCTCTCCGCAATCGTCGACGTCGACGCCATCCTCGTGCGTTCAGCCACCCAGGTGGACGCCGAGGCAATTGCCGCAGCCAAGAACCTCAAGATCATCGCGCGTGCCGGTGTCGGCCTGGACAACGTCGACATCAAGGCCGCCACCCAGGCCGGCGTCATGGTGGTCAACGCCCCGACGTCGAACATTGTGTCCGCTGCCGAGCTTACGGTCGGCCACATCCTCAGCCTCGCCCGCCACATCCCGCAGGCCAGCTCCGCACTGAAGGGGGGCGAGTGGAAGCGCTCCAAGTACACGGGCATCGAACTCTTCGAGAAGAAGATCGGCATCATCGGCCTCGGACGCATCGGAGCGCTCGTGGCTGCCCGTCTGCAGGGCTTCGAGACTGAGATCCTGGCCTACGACCCCTACATCACTTCGGCACGCGCGGCGCAACTCGGCGTCAAGCTCGTCACCCTGGACGAGCTGCTCGAGAAGTCGGACTTCATCACCATCCATATGCCGAAGACCCCGGAAACCGTGGGTATGCTGGGCGCCGATGCCTTCAAGAAGATGAAGGAAACGGCCTACGTTGTCAATGTCGCCCGTGGCGGCCTGATCGACGAGGAAGCCCTCCACGAGGCTTTGGAAGACGGCCAGATCGCCGGCGCCGCCGTCGACGTGTTCGTCAAGGAGCCGAGCACCGACCTTCCCTTCTTCGGCATGGACAACGTCATCGTGACGCCTCACCTTGGCGCCTCCACCGATGAAGCCCAGGAAAAAGCCGGCGTCTCCGTGGCGAAGTCCGTGCGCCTCGCCCTCGCCGGCGAACTCGTCCCGGATGCTGTCAACGTTGCCGGTGGCGTGATCGCTTCCGACGTTCGCCCCGGAATCCCGCTGATCGAAAAGCTCGGCCGGATCTTCACGGCCCTGACCCACGCATCCCTGACGCAGATCGACGTCGAGGTCGCGGGCGAAATCGCCAGCCTGGACGTGAAGGTCCTCGAGCTGGCAGCGCTCAAGGGCGTGTTCGCCGACGTCGTGACCGAGCAGGTCTCCTACGTCAACGCGCCCGTCATCGCCGAGCAGCGCGGCATCAACACCCGCCTGATCACGACGCCGGAAGCCGAGGACTACCGCAACGTCCTGACCATCCGCGGGGCACTGAGCGACGGCTCCCAGATCTCCGTGGCCGGCACGCTCACCGGGCCCAAGCAGGTCCAGAAGCTCGTGGGCGTCAATGGCTACGACGTCGAAATCCCGATCAGCGAGCACCTGGTGGTTGTTTCCTACGCGGACCGTCCCGGTGTCATCGGCACCATCGGCCACATCCTGGGTATGAACAACATCAACATCGGTGGCATGCAGGTGGCCCGCCAGAGCGAAGGTGGCCAGGTCTTGGCGCTGCTGACGATCGACACTTCCGTGCCGCAGCAGGTCCTTGAAGCCATCAAGGCCGGCATCGGCGCCGACATGGTCCGTGAAGTGGATCTGGAGGACTAGCATCCTCACCGTTTGAGCTAGAAAAGTGTGCCGCAGTTCACACCGGCCACATATTATTGGCCGGTCTGCCTACAATGGCTTGGTCCGAAATTCGGAACCGGCGGCAGGCCGGCCAATAACTTCTGCACGCACCCGGTGGATTCCCATTGCCTCGGCATGGTTCCAGGGACAGCAGTGTGCACACCCGCAATCCAGGACTCAGGGAGCCCTATGAACGCCGTCCAGAGGTTCATCCGAAGCCGTGTGCTTCTGTTGACCGCGGCCATTTTGATCGTCG is part of the Arthrobacter ramosus genome and harbors:
- the serA gene encoding phosphoglycerate dehydrogenase, with product MTSTKPVVLLAEELSPATIEALGPDFEIRQTDGADRSQLLSAIVDVDAILVRSATQVDAEAIAAAKNLKIIARAGVGLDNVDIKAATQAGVMVVNAPTSNIVSAAELTVGHILSLARHIPQASSALKGGEWKRSKYTGIELFEKKIGIIGLGRIGALVAARLQGFETEILAYDPYITSARAAQLGVKLVTLDELLEKSDFITIHMPKTPETVGMLGADAFKKMKETAYVVNVARGGLIDEEALHEALEDGQIAGAAVDVFVKEPSTDLPFFGMDNVIVTPHLGASTDEAQEKAGVSVAKSVRLALAGELVPDAVNVAGGVIASDVRPGIPLIEKLGRIFTALTHASLTQIDVEVAGEIASLDVKVLELAALKGVFADVVTEQVSYVNAPVIAEQRGINTRLITTPEAEDYRNVLTIRGALSDGSQISVAGTLTGPKQVQKLVGVNGYDVEIPISEHLVVVSYADRPGVIGTIGHILGMNNINIGGMQVARQSEGGQVLALLTIDTSVPQQVLEAIKAGIGADMVREVDLED
- the ilvC gene encoding ketol-acid reductoisomerase gives rise to the protein MTEMFYDDDADLSIIQGRKVAIVGYGSQGHAHALNLRDSGVEVVIALKEGSKSIAKAEDAGFTVKNVADAAEWADVIMILAPDQHQRAIYNDSIKDKLTAGKALAFAHGFNIRFGYIEAPEGVDVILIAPKAPGHTVRREFEAGRGIPDIIAVEQDASGSAWELAKSYAKAIGGTRAGVIKTTFTEETETDLFGEQAVLCGGVSQLIQYGFETLTEAGYQPQIAYFEVLHELKLIVDLMWEGGIAKQRWSVSDTAEYGDYVSGPRVIDPRVKENMAGVLADIQSGAFAKRFIDDQDNGAVEFKELRAKAERHPIEGVGRELRSLFSWQQQDEDYVEGSAAR
- the ilvN gene encoding acetolactate synthase small subunit; the encoded protein is MSRHTLSVLVEDKPGVLTRVASLFARRAFNINSLAVGPTEVSGISRMTVVVDADGDLIEQVTKQLNKLINVIKIVELTSESSVQRDHILVKVRADAATRLQVTQAADLFRASVVDVSTDSVVIEATGTPEKLAALLSVLEPFGIREIVQSGTLAVGRGSRSMSDRALRSA
- a CDS encoding acetolactate synthase large subunit — protein: MSKGSPISPSLMAAKSAGAPKAPEKVDRPADAVVDNAATPSPVLGPNNVVPPTVMTGSEAIVRSLEELGVDDIFGLPGGAILPTYDPLMASKMNHILVRHEQGAGHAAQGYAMVTGRVGVCIATSGPGATNLVTAIMDAHMDSVPLVAITGQVSASVIGTDAFQEADIVGITMPITKHSFLVTDPNDIPHVMAEAFYLASTGRPGPVLVDIAKNAQQGTMTFSWPPKIDLPGYRPVVRGHNKQVREAARLIAAASKPVLYVGGGVVKAHASAELRELAELTGAPVVTTLMARGAFPDSHPQHVGMPGMHGTVSAVTALQQSDLLITLGARFDDRVTGVLSTFAPHAKIIHADIDPAEISKNRTADVPIVGSVKEIIPELSEAVRAAFELSGTPDLDGWWAFLNNLRDTYPLGWTEPEDGLSAPQRVIERIGALTGPEGIYVAGVGQHQMWAAQFIKYERPHAWLNSGGAGTMGYAVPAAMGAKVGEPDRVVWAIDGDGCFQMTNQELATCAINKIPIKVAIINNSSLGMVRQWQTLFYEGRYSNTDLNTGHDTVRIPDFVKLADAYGCAAFRCERDEDIDATIQKALEINDRPVVIDFVVSPNSMVWPMVPSGVSNDQIQVARNMTPEWEEED